A DNA window from Enterobacter cloacae subsp. cloacae ATCC 13047 contains the following coding sequences:
- the ppsR gene encoding posphoenolpyruvate synthetase regulatory kinase/phosphorylase PpsR, with protein MDNAVDRHVFYISDGTAITAEVLGHAVMSQFPVSINSITLPFVENESRARAVKDQIDAIYQQTGVRPLVFYSIVIPEIRNIILQSEGFCQDIVQALVAPLQSELKLDPTPIAHRTHGLNPGNLTKYDARIAAIDYTLAHDDGISLRNLDQAQVILLGVSRCGKTPTSLYLAMQFGIRAANYPFIADDMDNLVLPAALKPLQHKLFGLTINPERLAAIREERRENSRYASMRQCRMEVSEVEALYRKNQIPWLNSTNYSVEEIATKILDIMGLNRRMY; from the coding sequence ATGGATAATGCTGTCGATCGCCACGTTTTTTATATTTCTGATGGTACGGCGATTACCGCCGAGGTGCTGGGGCATGCGGTGATGTCACAGTTCCCCGTTTCGATTAACAGCATCACGCTGCCGTTTGTGGAAAATGAGAGCCGCGCGCGCGCGGTCAAGGACCAGATTGATGCCATTTACCAGCAGACGGGCGTGCGCCCGCTGGTGTTCTACTCCATCGTGATCCCGGAAATTCGCAACATCATTCTGCAAAGCGAAGGCTTTTGTCAGGATATCGTGCAGGCGCTGGTGGCCCCGCTGCAGAGCGAACTGAAGCTCGACCCGACCCCCATCGCCCACCGAACCCACGGGCTGAACCCTGGCAACCTGACCAAATACGATGCGCGTATCGCCGCCATTGACTACACCCTGGCGCATGACGACGGCATCTCGCTGCGAAACCTCGACCAGGCGCAGGTCATTTTGCTGGGCGTCTCGCGCTGCGGCAAAACCCCTACCAGCCTCTACCTGGCGATGCAGTTTGGTATTCGTGCCGCCAACTACCCGTTCATTGCCGATGATATGGACAATCTGGTGCTGCCTGCCGCCCTGAAGCCGCTGCAGCACAAGCTGTTCGGGCTGACCATTAATCCGGAGCGCCTTGCCGCCATCCGCGAAGAGCGCCGCGAGAACAGCCGCTACGCCTCCATGCGCCAGTGTCGAATGGAAGTCTCCGAAGTGGAAGCGCTGTACCGCAAAAACCAGATCCCTTGGCTGAACAGCACCAACTATTCGGTCGAAGAGATCGCCACCAAAATTCTCGACATCATGGGTCTTAATCGCCGCATGTACTAA
- a CDS encoding heme/hemin ABC transporter substrate-binding protein yields MKKWLALISALPLLAFAAPQEKIVALGGDVTEIVYALNAASSLVARDSTSQWPQAANTLPDVGYLRQLNAEGILSMRPTLVLASAQAQPSLALKQVEQSHVRVITVPAGNDLNVIDEKVRVIAEATHREAEGKTLRNSLRQALSALPVSPLNKRVLFILNHGGMTAMAAGQQTAADAAIRAAGLQNAMQGFTRYQPLSQEGVIASQPDLVVISQDGVNALGGADAVWQLPGLAQTPAGRHRQMLAIDDMALLGFSVRTPQAIQQLRRKAEQLP; encoded by the coding sequence ATGAAAAAATGGCTTGCCCTGATCAGCGCCCTGCCGCTGCTGGCATTTGCTGCGCCGCAGGAGAAAATCGTCGCGCTCGGCGGCGACGTCACCGAGATTGTCTATGCGCTCAACGCGGCATCTTCGCTGGTGGCACGCGACAGCACCAGCCAATGGCCACAGGCGGCGAACACGCTGCCGGACGTGGGCTATCTGCGCCAGCTGAATGCCGAAGGCATTTTGTCCATGCGCCCCACGCTGGTGCTGGCCAGTGCACAGGCACAGCCGTCTCTGGCGTTAAAACAGGTAGAGCAAAGTCACGTCAGGGTGATCACCGTTCCGGCAGGCAATGACCTCAACGTTATCGATGAAAAGGTTCGGGTTATCGCTGAGGCGACACACCGCGAGGCAGAAGGGAAAACCCTGCGCAACTCGCTGCGTCAGGCGCTGTCGGCGCTTCCCGTGTCACCGCTCAATAAACGGGTGCTGTTTATTCTCAACCACGGCGGGATGACCGCGATGGCCGCCGGGCAACAAACCGCAGCGGATGCTGCCATTCGTGCGGCAGGTCTGCAGAACGCGATGCAGGGCTTCACTCGCTATCAGCCGCTGTCTCAGGAAGGCGTTATCGCCAGTCAGCCCGACCTGGTGGTGATCTCGCAGGATGGCGTGAACGCTCTGGGTGGGGCGGATGCGGTATGGCAACTACCCGGTCTGGCGCAAACTCCAGCGGGACGTCACCGGCAGATGCTGGCCATCGACGATATGGCGCTGTTGGGCTTTAGCGTGCGAACGCCACAGGCCATCCAGCAGTTACGCCGTAAAGCGGAGCAATTGCCCTGA
- the chuS gene encoding hematinate-forming heme oxygenase ChuS: protein MNHYTRWLELKEENPGKYARDIAGLMNISEAELTFARVGHDAWRLRGDVREILAALEAVGETKCICRNDYAVHEQVGAFTHQHLSGHAGLILNPRALDLRLFLNQWASVFHISEATAHGERQSIQFFDHLGDALLKVYATDNTDLTAWGDLLTRFIFAGNPPLALKTADVPAHAENPDASLVDTEWRAMTDVHQFFSLLKRHNLSRQQAFRLVGDDLACRVDNTALAQLLETARQDGNEIMIFVGNRGCVQIFTGVVEKLMPMKGWLNIFNPAFTLHLLEGAIAESWVTRKPTSDGHVTSLELFAADGTQIAQLYGQRSEGEPEQSQWRSQIDALTAKGLAA, encoded by the coding sequence ATGAATCACTACACACGCTGGCTTGAGCTAAAAGAAGAAAATCCGGGTAAGTACGCGCGCGACATTGCAGGTTTAATGAACATCAGCGAAGCCGAGCTGACCTTCGCCCGTGTGGGCCATGACGCCTGGCGCCTGCGCGGTGACGTCCGCGAGATCCTGGCCGCGCTGGAAGCGGTGGGCGAAACCAAATGCATCTGCCGCAACGACTACGCCGTTCACGAGCAGGTCGGCGCCTTTACCCATCAACACCTGAGCGGCCACGCCGGGCTGATCCTCAACCCGCGCGCGCTGGATCTGCGCCTGTTCCTTAACCAGTGGGCGAGCGTATTTCATATCAGCGAGGCCACCGCCCACGGCGAGCGGCAGAGCATTCAGTTCTTCGACCACCTGGGCGACGCCCTGCTGAAGGTTTACGCCACGGATAACACCGACCTCACCGCCTGGGGCGATCTGCTCACCCGCTTTATCTTTGCCGGGAATCCGCCGCTGGCGTTGAAAACGGCCGATGTCCCGGCTCACGCTGAAAACCCGGACGCCTCGCTCGTGGACACAGAGTGGCGTGCCATGACCGACGTGCATCAGTTCTTCAGCCTGCTCAAGCGTCACAACCTCAGCCGCCAGCAGGCGTTTCGCCTGGTGGGCGACGATCTGGCCTGCAGGGTCGACAACACCGCACTGGCCCAGCTGCTGGAAACGGCACGCCAGGACGGGAACGAAATTATGATTTTCGTCGGCAACCGCGGCTGCGTGCAGATCTTCACCGGCGTGGTGGAAAAACTGATGCCGATGAAGGGCTGGCTGAACATCTTCAACCCGGCTTTCACCCTCCATCTGCTGGAAGGCGCCATCGCAGAATCCTGGGTCACGCGCAAACCGACGTCTGACGGGCATGTCACCAGCCTGGAGCTGTTTGCCGCCGACGGCACGCAGATTGCCCAGCTGTACGGCCAGCGGAGCGAAGGCGAACCCGAGCAGAGTCAGTGGCGCAGCCAGATCGACGCCTTAACGGCAAAAGGGCTGGCCGCATGA
- a CDS encoding heme ABC transporter ATP-binding protein — translation MAERYCAENMVFHAGQRTLIDDVSLTLSQGELVALIGPNGAGKSTLLRLLTGYLKPASGRCSLAGTPLAAWPPDRLSRYRAVMRQNTQLGFDWPVEAVIGMGRAPWTRRPEASVIEEVMAISGCLPLAGRQFAALSGGEQQRVQLARALAQLWCDGAPRGWLFLDEPTSALDLYHQQHLLRLLSSLTRRGHLHVCVVLHDLNLAALWADRILLLHNGKMVAQGAPEAVLQADTLTRWYGAQVQVGRHPAHAAPQVFLAP, via the coding sequence ATGGCTGAACGCTACTGTGCGGAAAATATGGTCTTTCACGCCGGGCAACGGACGCTGATCGACGACGTGTCGCTGACCCTCTCTCAGGGCGAACTGGTGGCGTTGATTGGCCCCAACGGTGCCGGAAAATCGACCTTGTTACGCCTGCTTACCGGCTATCTCAAACCCGCGAGCGGACGGTGCAGTCTTGCAGGAACGCCGCTTGCGGCCTGGCCGCCGGACAGACTCTCCCGCTACCGGGCGGTCATGCGCCAGAATACCCAGCTCGGATTCGACTGGCCGGTAGAAGCGGTGATCGGGATGGGGCGAGCGCCGTGGACGCGCCGCCCTGAGGCGTCGGTGATTGAGGAGGTGATGGCTATCTCCGGCTGTTTACCGCTGGCGGGCAGGCAGTTTGCGGCGCTCTCCGGCGGGGAGCAGCAACGCGTCCAACTCGCCCGCGCGCTGGCACAGCTCTGGTGCGACGGTGCGCCGCGCGGCTGGCTGTTTCTGGATGAACCCACGTCCGCGCTGGATCTTTACCACCAGCAGCATCTGCTGCGCCTGCTCTCTTCCCTGACCCGTCGGGGGCATTTGCATGTCTGTGTGGTGCTGCACGATCTCAATCTGGCGGCGCTGTGGGCGGATCGGATCCTGCTGTTACATAACGGCAAAATGGTCGCTCAGGGGGCCCCGGAGGCGGTTCTGCAGGCCGATACGCTGACGCGCTGGTACGGCGCGCAGGTGCAGGTTGGCCGACACCCGGCTCATGCTGCACCTCAGGTATTTCTCGCCCCCTGA
- a CDS encoding TonB-dependent hemoglobin/transferrin/lactoferrin family receptor → MPHLPSAPLRPSLLALAIVSTLPGVAFATTDEMTVTATGNARSAFEAPMMVSVIDASTPDKQTASSAADLLRNVPGLTLDGTGRTNGQDVNLRGYDRRGVLVLVDGVRQGTDTGHLNSTFLDPALIKRIEVVRGPSALLYGSGALGGVIAYDTVDAKDLLEPGKNSGYRVFATGATGDHSIGMGASAYGRTDTLDGLLSWSSRDRGDLRQSDGTTAPNDESIQNMLAKGSWKIDAAQSLSGSLRYYNNAAQEPKNPQTSTADSSSNPLTDRSTIQRDAQLGYHLAPQGNDWLNADAKIYWSEARINAQNIDGSGEFRKQTTKGGKVENRTRLFSDSFASHLLTYGGEYYRQEQRPGGATTGFPQAQIDFSSGWLQDEITLRDLPVTLLGGTRYDNYRGSSDGYKDVDADKWSSRAGLTVSPTDWLMLFGSYAQAFRAPTMGEMYNDGKHFSIGRFYTNYWVPNPNLRPETNETQEYGFGLRFDDVMLANDALEFKASYFDTNAKDYISTTVNFAAATTMSYNVPNAKIWGWDVMAKYSADLFNLDLAYNRTRGKDTDTGEYISSINPDTVTSKLDIPLAQSGFSVGWIGTFVDRSTHISSSYSEQPGYAVNDFYVSYTGQAQLKGVTTTLVLGNAFDKQYWSPQGIPQDGRNGKIFVSYQW, encoded by the coding sequence ATGCCACACCTGCCTTCCGCGCCTTTACGTCCGTCACTTCTGGCGCTGGCGATTGTCAGCACCCTGCCGGGCGTCGCGTTTGCTACCACAGATGAAATGACCGTGACCGCCACGGGTAACGCCCGTAGCGCCTTCGAAGCCCCCATGATGGTAAGCGTGATTGACGCCAGCACACCGGATAAACAAACTGCCAGCTCGGCAGCCGACCTGCTGCGTAACGTCCCCGGCCTAACGCTCGATGGCACCGGACGTACCAACGGCCAGGACGTTAACCTGCGCGGTTATGACCGTCGCGGCGTGCTGGTACTGGTTGACGGCGTGCGCCAGGGAACCGACACCGGCCACCTGAACAGCACGTTCCTCGATCCGGCGCTGATTAAACGTATCGAAGTGGTGCGCGGTCCGTCGGCCCTGCTGTACGGCAGCGGCGCGCTGGGCGGTGTGATTGCCTATGACACCGTCGATGCCAAAGATCTGCTTGAGCCGGGTAAAAACAGCGGCTATCGGGTGTTCGCTACCGGTGCGACGGGCGATCACAGCATCGGCATGGGGGCCAGCGCCTATGGCCGCACCGATACCCTGGACGGGCTGCTCTCCTGGTCGAGCCGGGATCGTGGCGATCTGCGCCAGAGTGACGGCACCACCGCCCCGAACGACGAATCCATTCAGAACATGCTGGCGAAGGGTAGCTGGAAAATCGACGCGGCCCAGAGCCTGAGCGGCTCCCTGCGCTATTACAATAACGCTGCACAGGAGCCGAAAAACCCGCAAACCAGTACAGCAGACAGCAGCAGTAACCCGCTGACCGACCGCTCCACCATCCAGCGTGACGCGCAGCTCGGCTATCACCTTGCTCCACAGGGTAACGACTGGCTGAACGCCGACGCGAAAATTTACTGGTCCGAAGCACGTATCAACGCCCAGAACATCGACGGCAGCGGTGAGTTTCGCAAACAGACCACCAAAGGCGGCAAAGTGGAGAACCGCACCCGCCTGTTCAGCGATTCCTTTGCCTCACATCTGCTGACCTACGGCGGTGAGTATTATCGTCAGGAGCAACGCCCGGGCGGGGCAACAACGGGCTTCCCGCAGGCACAAATCGATTTCAGCTCCGGCTGGCTGCAGGATGAAATCACCCTGCGCGACCTCCCCGTGACCCTTCTTGGCGGCACGCGCTACGACAACTACCGCGGCAGCAGCGACGGCTACAAGGATGTGGATGCCGATAAGTGGTCCTCCCGTGCCGGGTTAACCGTCAGCCCGACCGACTGGCTGATGCTGTTCGGCTCTTACGCGCAGGCGTTCCGCGCGCCAACCATGGGCGAAATGTATAACGACGGCAAACACTTCTCCATTGGCCGCTTCTATACCAACTACTGGGTGCCCAACCCCAATCTGCGCCCGGAAACCAACGAAACGCAGGAGTATGGTTTTGGTCTGCGCTTTGATGATGTGATGCTGGCCAACGATGCGCTGGAGTTTAAAGCCAGCTATTTCGATACCAACGCCAAAGACTACATCTCCACCACCGTCAATTTTGCGGCGGCGACCACCATGTCATATAACGTCCCGAACGCCAAAATCTGGGGCTGGGACGTGATGGCGAAATACTCCGCCGACCTGTTCAACCTCGACCTCGCCTATAACCGCACGCGCGGAAAAGATACCGACACGGGCGAGTATATTTCCAGCATCAACCCGGATACCGTCACCAGCAAGCTGGATATTCCGCTGGCACAAAGCGGCTTCTCCGTCGGCTGGATCGGCACCTTTGTCGATCGCTCAACCCACATCAGCAGCAGCTACAGCGAGCAACCCGGCTACGCGGTTAATGATTTCTACGTGAGCTACACCGGCCAGGCACAGCTTAAAGGCGTCACCACGACGCTGGTGCTGGGCAACGCCTTCGACAAACAATACTGGTCGCCACAGGGCATTCCGCAGGATGGCCGAAACGGGAAGATTTTCGTCAGTTATCAATGGTAA
- the hemP gene encoding hemin uptake protein HemP, with amino-acid sequence MSRTDNTAATPPKTDTVSAPAERRIDSKTLLGDEGRVIIEHDGQRYLLRQTHAGKLILTK; translated from the coding sequence ATGTCACGTACGGATAACACTGCGGCAACGCCGCCAAAAACAGACACAGTATCCGCCCCCGCCGAGCGTCGCATTGACAGCAAAACCCTGCTGGGCGATGAGGGACGGGTCATTATCGAGCATGACGGTCAACGCTACCTGCTGCGCCAGACCCATGCCGGAAAATTGATCCTCACAAAATAA
- a CDS encoding FecCD family ABC transporter permease: protein MSRRAVLALWLLAALLAVMTLAASGVGALRLPVSLLWSGSDDALRQIWLTIRLPRVLLALAIGGSLALAGCVMQGLFRNPLADPGLLGISSGAALAVALWVVIPLSLPALVMLYAPMLAAFLGALAATFVIFLLSRQRDSSLSRLLLVGIAINALCGAAVGVLSWLSNDAQLRQLSLWGMGSLGQAQWSTLLAVCSLMVPTVLVIWRLAGALNLLQLGEEEAHYLGVEVAVVQRLLLLCSALLVAAAVAVSGVIGFVGLVVPHLVRMWLGADHRAVIPGSVLAGALLLLAADTLARTLVAPAEMPVGLLTSLLGAPWFLWLIFRRGGAHG from the coding sequence ATGTCCCGACGCGCCGTACTGGCATTGTGGTTGCTGGCCGCGCTGCTGGCCGTCATGACGCTGGCGGCCAGCGGTGTGGGCGCGTTGCGCCTGCCGGTCAGCCTGCTGTGGAGCGGCAGCGACGACGCGCTGCGTCAGATCTGGCTGACAATCCGCCTGCCCCGCGTGCTGCTGGCGCTGGCAATCGGCGGCTCACTGGCGCTGGCGGGCTGTGTGATGCAGGGACTGTTTCGTAACCCGCTGGCCGATCCGGGCCTGCTGGGGATCAGCAGCGGCGCAGCACTCGCCGTCGCGCTGTGGGTGGTTATTCCGCTCTCGCTGCCCGCGCTGGTGATGCTGTACGCCCCGATGCTGGCGGCGTTTCTCGGCGCGCTGGCCGCCACATTCGTCATTTTCCTGCTCAGCCGGCAGCGTGACAGTTCCCTGTCGCGACTGCTGCTGGTGGGGATTGCCATCAATGCCCTGTGCGGGGCGGCCGTCGGCGTGCTGTCATGGCTCAGTAATGATGCCCAGCTTCGCCAGCTCTCACTCTGGGGCATGGGCAGCCTCGGCCAGGCCCAGTGGTCAACGCTGCTGGCCGTCTGTTCGCTGATGGTTCCCACCGTGCTGGTTATCTGGCGCCTGGCTGGCGCACTTAATTTGCTGCAGCTTGGCGAGGAAGAGGCGCACTACCTCGGGGTGGAGGTGGCCGTTGTACAGCGGCTCCTGCTGCTGTGCAGCGCCCTGCTGGTGGCCGCCGCGGTGGCCGTCAGCGGCGTCATCGGCTTTGTTGGCCTTGTGGTGCCACACCTGGTGCGCATGTGGCTGGGGGCCGACCACCGGGCGGTGATCCCCGGCTCGGTGCTGGCCGGTGCGTTACTGTTGCTGGCTGCCGATACGCTGGCACGCACCCTGGTCGCCCCGGCGGAAATGCCGGTCGGTTTATTGACCAGTCTTCTCGGTGCGCCGTGGTTCCTGTGGCTTATCTTTCGTCGCGGAGGTGCGCATGGCTGA